A genomic stretch from Oreochromis niloticus isolate F11D_XX linkage group LG11, O_niloticus_UMD_NMBU, whole genome shotgun sequence includes:
- the LOC100699674 gene encoding meprin A subunit beta-like isoform X6 — protein MRMKGCVFIFVIMAISEAFSLNPNGLEIVDVGEVKDIPEINKEFLHDDILEPIGKQRSTIINENILWTSPVPYLLNNDLDINSKGVILRAFDQFRLKSCIDFKPRDSEDYYISVKQLNGCWSYIGRIFSNGQELSIGTGCGYIAIVEHEFLHALGFYHEQSRYDRDDYVTINFENILEAYKSNFRIVGSDESTTNGVPYDYLSVMHYGKDDFTNGNGSTIITKDRKFQNLIGQRVEMSTSDVQELNLLYKCSSSIAFKMYCGFTNGTMCQMNRCSKSGNGWEMVTGVYGGPSSDHTNLPSGNGGQGQDAGYFMYASTESGQEGDSAWLETKRMSPQRECHVQCLQFYYYHNGSKSDELNIWIREFQDQWDSTGTLYLMGQISGPPTSHWTLHHVPLNATKQFQVEFEVRKGAGNSTGGFSIDDINLSELECPDGTWQINDFERFWNSTHTPTLIYSPRQYSSEGYAYRVALYLRQTDFGVYVHLVSGVYDDQLQWPCPQRQFTVQMLDQNPNIQLQMSRQMSLTTDPNLLTTSGVPAWGKPRDVGTQIVNENNELIYANNLYGRYNFASLEDIQSRNYIKGGSAIFIFSVKDLTPLVNGSSLPCPQVRTVNITHPPGDQHKGPCSSRISTTSIPTPKSTNDRISPTTIAIADTTDDRISPTTIPIPDTTDDRISPTTIPPPITTNDRISRTTIPPPITTVDRISPTTIPPPITTNDRISPTTTPIPETTDDSIFGFSPGMMASPFLTLLLALPLLIP, from the exons ATGAGGATGAAAGgctgtgtttttatatttgtcaTCATGGCAATTTCTGAAGCATTCTCCTTAAACCCA AATGGACTAGAAATAGTGG ATGTTGGTGAAGTGAAGGACATTCCTGAAATAAACAAGG AATTTTTACATGATGATATTTTGGAG CCTATAGGCAAGCAGAGGAGTACCATCATTAATGAAAACATCCTGTGGACATCTCCAGTCCCCTACCTCTTAAATAATGACCTTG ACATTAATTCTAAAGGAGTCATTCTGAGAGCCTTTGACCAGTTCAGACTGAAATCATGCATTGACTTCAAACCAAGAGACTCTGAGGACTattacatttctgtcaaacagtTAAATGG ATGTTGGTCATACATTGGACGAATATTTTCCAATGGACAGGAACTCTCCATTGGAACAGGCTGTGGTTACATTGCCATTGTTGAACATGAGTTCCTTCATGCTCTTGGCTTCTACCATGAACAGTCCAGATATGACAGAGATGATTATGTGACGATTAACTTTGAAAACATCCTAGAAG CTTACAAGAGCAACTTTAGAATCGTTGGCAGTGATGAGAGCACCACCAATGGAGTCCCATATGACTACTTGTCCGTGATGCACTATGGCAAAGATGATTTCACCAATGGCAATGGATCTACAATCATCACCAAAGATCGCAAATTCcagaatctgattggtcaaCGAGTGGAAATGAGTACTAGTGATGTTCAGGAGCTGAATCTACTCTACAAATGCA GCTCATCCATTGCCTTCAAGATGTACTGTGGCTTTACTAATGGGACCATGTGTCAAATGAACCGCTGTTCAAAGAGTGGCAATGGCTGGGAAATGGTAACTGGTGTTTATGGTGGTCCCAGCTCTGACCACACCAATCTGCCCAGTGGAAATGGTGGTCAAG GTCAGGATGCAGGTTACTTCATGTATGCCAGCACAGAATCAGGTCAGGAGGGTGACTCAGCCTGGCTGGAGACAAAGAGGATGAGTCCCCAGAGGGAGTGTCATGTCCAATGTCTGCAGTTCTACTATTATCACAATGGGAGCAAGTCAGATGAACTTAACATCTGGATCAGAGAGTTTCAAGATCAATGGGACTCCACAGGAACACTCTACCTCATGGGACAGATCAGTG GTCCACCAACATCTCACTGGACTCTCCACCATGTTCCTCTAAATGCCACTAAGCAGTTCCAGGTGGAGTTTGAGGTTCGTAAAGGAGCAGGAAACTCTACAGGCGGCTTCTCTATTGATGACATCAATCTGTCAGAGCTTGAGTGTCCAGATGGAACCTGGCAGATTAATGATTTTGAGAGATTTTGGAACAGTACTCATACTCCAACCCTGATATATAGCCCAAGGCAGTACTCCAGTGAGGGCTATGCTTACCGGGTAGCGTTATATCTAAGGCAGACAGATTTTGGAGTATATGTGCATCTTGTCTCTGGTGTCTATGATGACCAACTGCAATGGCCTTGTCCACAAAGGCAATTTACTGTCCAAATGTTGGATCAGAACCCCAACATCCAGCTACAGATGTCAAGGCAAATGAGTCTCACCACTGACCCAAATCTGCTCACCACCAGTG GTGTTCCTGCTTGGGGCAAACCTCGTGATGTTGGAACTCAAATTGTTAATGAGAACAATGAGCTGATCTATGCTAATAACCTGTATGGTAGATATAATTTTGCATCTTTGGAAGACATCCAATCCAGAAATTACATCAAGGGAGGGAGTGCCATTTTCATCTTCAGTGTAAAag ATCTCACACCTCTAGTTAATGGAAGTTCACTGCCATGTCCTCAAGTGAGAACAGTGAATATTACACATCCTCCTGGAGACCAGCATAAAGGACCTTGCTCATCACG GATCTCAACCACCTCCATTCCAACTCCAAAATCAACAAATGACAG GATCTCACCCACCACAATTGCAATTGCAGACACAACCGATGACAG GATCTCACCCACCACAATTCCAATTCCAGACACAACAGATGACAG GATCTCACCTACCACAATTCCACCTCCAATCACAACAAATGACAG GATCTCACGTACCACAATTCCACCTCCAATCACAACAGTTGACAG GATCTCACCTACCACAATTCCACCTCCAATCACAACAAATGACAG GATCTCACCTACCACAACTCCAATTCCAGAGACAACAGATGACAG
- the LOC100699674 gene encoding meprin A subunit beta-like isoform X4: MRMKGCVFIFVIMAISEAFSLNPNGLEIVDVGEVKDIPEINKEFLHDDILEPIGKQRSTIINENILWTSPVPYLLNNDLDINSKGVILRAFDQFRLKSCIDFKPRDSEDYYISVKQLNGCWSYIGRIFSNGQELSIGTGCGYIAIVEHEFLHALGFYHEQSRYDRDDYVTINFENILEAYKSNFRIVGSDESTTNGVPYDYLSVMHYGKDDFTNGNGSTIITKDRKFQNLIGQRVEMSTSDVQELNLLYKCSSSIAFKMYCGFTNGTMCQMNRCSKSGNGWEMVTGVYGGPSSDHTNLPSGNGGQGQDAGYFMYASTESGQEGDSAWLETKRMSPQRECHVQCLQFYYYHNGSKSDELNIWIREFQDQWDSTGTLYLMGQISGPPTSHWTLHHVPLNATKQFQVEFEVRKGAGNSTGGFSIDDINLSELECPDGTWQINDFERFWNSTHTPTLIYSPRQYSSEGYAYRVALYLRQTDFGVYVHLVSGVYDDQLQWPCPQRQFTVQMLDQNPNIQLQMSRQMSLTTDPNLLTTSGVPAWGKPRDVGTQIVNENNELIYANNLYGRYNFASLEDIQSRNYIKGGSAIFIFSVKDLTPLVNGSSLPCPQVRTVNITHPPGDQHKGPCSSRISTTSIPTPKSTNDRISPTTIAIADTTDDRISPTTIPIPDTTDDRISRTTIPPPITTVDRISPTTIPPPITTNDRISRTTIPPPITTVDRISPTTIPPPITTNDRISPTTTPIPETTDDSIFGFSPGMMASPFLTLLLALPLLIP, encoded by the exons ATGAGGATGAAAGgctgtgtttttatatttgtcaTCATGGCAATTTCTGAAGCATTCTCCTTAAACCCA AATGGACTAGAAATAGTGG ATGTTGGTGAAGTGAAGGACATTCCTGAAATAAACAAGG AATTTTTACATGATGATATTTTGGAG CCTATAGGCAAGCAGAGGAGTACCATCATTAATGAAAACATCCTGTGGACATCTCCAGTCCCCTACCTCTTAAATAATGACCTTG ACATTAATTCTAAAGGAGTCATTCTGAGAGCCTTTGACCAGTTCAGACTGAAATCATGCATTGACTTCAAACCAAGAGACTCTGAGGACTattacatttctgtcaaacagtTAAATGG ATGTTGGTCATACATTGGACGAATATTTTCCAATGGACAGGAACTCTCCATTGGAACAGGCTGTGGTTACATTGCCATTGTTGAACATGAGTTCCTTCATGCTCTTGGCTTCTACCATGAACAGTCCAGATATGACAGAGATGATTATGTGACGATTAACTTTGAAAACATCCTAGAAG CTTACAAGAGCAACTTTAGAATCGTTGGCAGTGATGAGAGCACCACCAATGGAGTCCCATATGACTACTTGTCCGTGATGCACTATGGCAAAGATGATTTCACCAATGGCAATGGATCTACAATCATCACCAAAGATCGCAAATTCcagaatctgattggtcaaCGAGTGGAAATGAGTACTAGTGATGTTCAGGAGCTGAATCTACTCTACAAATGCA GCTCATCCATTGCCTTCAAGATGTACTGTGGCTTTACTAATGGGACCATGTGTCAAATGAACCGCTGTTCAAAGAGTGGCAATGGCTGGGAAATGGTAACTGGTGTTTATGGTGGTCCCAGCTCTGACCACACCAATCTGCCCAGTGGAAATGGTGGTCAAG GTCAGGATGCAGGTTACTTCATGTATGCCAGCACAGAATCAGGTCAGGAGGGTGACTCAGCCTGGCTGGAGACAAAGAGGATGAGTCCCCAGAGGGAGTGTCATGTCCAATGTCTGCAGTTCTACTATTATCACAATGGGAGCAAGTCAGATGAACTTAACATCTGGATCAGAGAGTTTCAAGATCAATGGGACTCCACAGGAACACTCTACCTCATGGGACAGATCAGTG GTCCACCAACATCTCACTGGACTCTCCACCATGTTCCTCTAAATGCCACTAAGCAGTTCCAGGTGGAGTTTGAGGTTCGTAAAGGAGCAGGAAACTCTACAGGCGGCTTCTCTATTGATGACATCAATCTGTCAGAGCTTGAGTGTCCAGATGGAACCTGGCAGATTAATGATTTTGAGAGATTTTGGAACAGTACTCATACTCCAACCCTGATATATAGCCCAAGGCAGTACTCCAGTGAGGGCTATGCTTACCGGGTAGCGTTATATCTAAGGCAGACAGATTTTGGAGTATATGTGCATCTTGTCTCTGGTGTCTATGATGACCAACTGCAATGGCCTTGTCCACAAAGGCAATTTACTGTCCAAATGTTGGATCAGAACCCCAACATCCAGCTACAGATGTCAAGGCAAATGAGTCTCACCACTGACCCAAATCTGCTCACCACCAGTG GTGTTCCTGCTTGGGGCAAACCTCGTGATGTTGGAACTCAAATTGTTAATGAGAACAATGAGCTGATCTATGCTAATAACCTGTATGGTAGATATAATTTTGCATCTTTGGAAGACATCCAATCCAGAAATTACATCAAGGGAGGGAGTGCCATTTTCATCTTCAGTGTAAAag ATCTCACACCTCTAGTTAATGGAAGTTCACTGCCATGTCCTCAAGTGAGAACAGTGAATATTACACATCCTCCTGGAGACCAGCATAAAGGACCTTGCTCATCACG GATCTCAACCACCTCCATTCCAACTCCAAAATCAACAAATGACAG GATCTCACCCACCACAATTGCAATTGCAGACACAACCGATGACAG GATCTCACCCACCACAATTCCAATTCCAGACACAACAGATGACAG GATCTCACGTACCACAATTCCACCTCCAATCACAACAGTTGACAG GATCTCACCTACCACAATTCCACCTCCAATCACAACAAATGACAG GATCTCACGTACCACAATTCCACCTCCAATCACAACAGTTGACAG GATCTCACCTACCACAATTCCACCTCCAATCACAACAAATGACAG GATCTCACCTACCACAACTCCAATTCCAGAGACAACAGATGACAG
- the LOC100699674 gene encoding meprin A subunit beta-like isoform X1, which yields MRMKGCVFIFVIMAISEAFSLNPNGLEIVDVGEVKDIPEINKEFLHDDILEPIGKQRSTIINENILWTSPVPYLLNNDLDINSKGVILRAFDQFRLKSCIDFKPRDSEDYYISVKQLNGCWSYIGRIFSNGQELSIGTGCGYIAIVEHEFLHALGFYHEQSRYDRDDYVTINFENILEAYKSNFRIVGSDESTTNGVPYDYLSVMHYGKDDFTNGNGSTIITKDRKFQNLIGQRVEMSTSDVQELNLLYKCSSSIAFKMYCGFTNGTMCQMNRCSKSGNGWEMVTGVYGGPSSDHTNLPSGNGGQGQDAGYFMYASTESGQEGDSAWLETKRMSPQRECHVQCLQFYYYHNGSKSDELNIWIREFQDQWDSTGTLYLMGQISGPPTSHWTLHHVPLNATKQFQVEFEVRKGAGNSTGGFSIDDINLSELECPDGTWQINDFERFWNSTHTPTLIYSPRQYSSEGYAYRVALYLRQTDFGVYVHLVSGVYDDQLQWPCPQRQFTVQMLDQNPNIQLQMSRQMSLTTDPNLLTTSGVPAWGKPRDVGTQIVNENNELIYANNLYGRYNFASLEDIQSRNYIKGGSAIFIFSVKDLTPLVNGSSLPCPQVRTVNITHPPGDQHKGPCSSRISTTSIPTPKSTNDRISPTTIAIADTTDDRISPTTIPIPDTTDDRISRTTIPPPITTDDRISRTTIPPPITTVDRISPTTIPPPITTNDRISRTTIPPPITTVDRISPTTIPPPITTNDRISPTTTPIPETTDDSIFGFSPGMMASPFLTLLLALPLLIP from the exons ATGAGGATGAAAGgctgtgtttttatatttgtcaTCATGGCAATTTCTGAAGCATTCTCCTTAAACCCA AATGGACTAGAAATAGTGG ATGTTGGTGAAGTGAAGGACATTCCTGAAATAAACAAGG AATTTTTACATGATGATATTTTGGAG CCTATAGGCAAGCAGAGGAGTACCATCATTAATGAAAACATCCTGTGGACATCTCCAGTCCCCTACCTCTTAAATAATGACCTTG ACATTAATTCTAAAGGAGTCATTCTGAGAGCCTTTGACCAGTTCAGACTGAAATCATGCATTGACTTCAAACCAAGAGACTCTGAGGACTattacatttctgtcaaacagtTAAATGG ATGTTGGTCATACATTGGACGAATATTTTCCAATGGACAGGAACTCTCCATTGGAACAGGCTGTGGTTACATTGCCATTGTTGAACATGAGTTCCTTCATGCTCTTGGCTTCTACCATGAACAGTCCAGATATGACAGAGATGATTATGTGACGATTAACTTTGAAAACATCCTAGAAG CTTACAAGAGCAACTTTAGAATCGTTGGCAGTGATGAGAGCACCACCAATGGAGTCCCATATGACTACTTGTCCGTGATGCACTATGGCAAAGATGATTTCACCAATGGCAATGGATCTACAATCATCACCAAAGATCGCAAATTCcagaatctgattggtcaaCGAGTGGAAATGAGTACTAGTGATGTTCAGGAGCTGAATCTACTCTACAAATGCA GCTCATCCATTGCCTTCAAGATGTACTGTGGCTTTACTAATGGGACCATGTGTCAAATGAACCGCTGTTCAAAGAGTGGCAATGGCTGGGAAATGGTAACTGGTGTTTATGGTGGTCCCAGCTCTGACCACACCAATCTGCCCAGTGGAAATGGTGGTCAAG GTCAGGATGCAGGTTACTTCATGTATGCCAGCACAGAATCAGGTCAGGAGGGTGACTCAGCCTGGCTGGAGACAAAGAGGATGAGTCCCCAGAGGGAGTGTCATGTCCAATGTCTGCAGTTCTACTATTATCACAATGGGAGCAAGTCAGATGAACTTAACATCTGGATCAGAGAGTTTCAAGATCAATGGGACTCCACAGGAACACTCTACCTCATGGGACAGATCAGTG GTCCACCAACATCTCACTGGACTCTCCACCATGTTCCTCTAAATGCCACTAAGCAGTTCCAGGTGGAGTTTGAGGTTCGTAAAGGAGCAGGAAACTCTACAGGCGGCTTCTCTATTGATGACATCAATCTGTCAGAGCTTGAGTGTCCAGATGGAACCTGGCAGATTAATGATTTTGAGAGATTTTGGAACAGTACTCATACTCCAACCCTGATATATAGCCCAAGGCAGTACTCCAGTGAGGGCTATGCTTACCGGGTAGCGTTATATCTAAGGCAGACAGATTTTGGAGTATATGTGCATCTTGTCTCTGGTGTCTATGATGACCAACTGCAATGGCCTTGTCCACAAAGGCAATTTACTGTCCAAATGTTGGATCAGAACCCCAACATCCAGCTACAGATGTCAAGGCAAATGAGTCTCACCACTGACCCAAATCTGCTCACCACCAGTG GTGTTCCTGCTTGGGGCAAACCTCGTGATGTTGGAACTCAAATTGTTAATGAGAACAATGAGCTGATCTATGCTAATAACCTGTATGGTAGATATAATTTTGCATCTTTGGAAGACATCCAATCCAGAAATTACATCAAGGGAGGGAGTGCCATTTTCATCTTCAGTGTAAAag ATCTCACACCTCTAGTTAATGGAAGTTCACTGCCATGTCCTCAAGTGAGAACAGTGAATATTACACATCCTCCTGGAGACCAGCATAAAGGACCTTGCTCATCACG GATCTCAACCACCTCCATTCCAACTCCAAAATCAACAAATGACAG GATCTCACCCACCACAATTGCAATTGCAGACACAACCGATGACAG GATCTCACCCACCACAATTCCAATTCCAGACACAACAGATGACAG GATCTCACGTACCACAATTCCACCTCCAATCACAACAGATGACAG GATCTCACGTACCACAATTCCACCTCCAATCACAACAGTTGACAG GATCTCACCTACCACAATTCCACCTCCAATCACAACAAATGACAG GATCTCACGTACCACAATTCCACCTCCAATCACAACAGTTGACAG GATCTCACCTACCACAATTCCACCTCCAATCACAACAAATGACAG GATCTCACCTACCACAACTCCAATTCCAGAGACAACAGATGACAG
- the LOC100699674 gene encoding meprin A subunit beta-like isoform X3 — MRMKGCVFIFVIMAISEAFSLNPNGLEIVDVGEVKDIPEINKEFLHDDILEPIGKQRSTIINENILWTSPVPYLLNNDLDINSKGVILRAFDQFRLKSCIDFKPRDSEDYYISVKQLNGCWSYIGRIFSNGQELSIGTGCGYIAIVEHEFLHALGFYHEQSRYDRDDYVTINFENILEAYKSNFRIVGSDESTTNGVPYDYLSVMHYGKDDFTNGNGSTIITKDRKFQNLIGQRVEMSTSDVQELNLLYKCSSSIAFKMYCGFTNGTMCQMNRCSKSGNGWEMVTGVYGGPSSDHTNLPSGNGGQGQDAGYFMYASTESGQEGDSAWLETKRMSPQRECHVQCLQFYYYHNGSKSDELNIWIREFQDQWDSTGTLYLMGQISGPPTSHWTLHHVPLNATKQFQVEFEVRKGAGNSTGGFSIDDINLSELECPDGTWQINDFERFWNSTHTPTLIYSPRQYSSEGYAYRVALYLRQTDFGVYVHLVSGVYDDQLQWPCPQRQFTVQMLDQNPNIQLQMSRQMSLTTDPNLLTTSGVPAWGKPRDVGTQIVNENNELIYANNLYGRYNFASLEDIQSRNYIKGGSAIFIFSVKDLTPLVNGSSLPCPQVRTVNITHPPGDQHKGPCSSRISTTSIPTPKSTNDRISPTTIAIADTTDDRISPTTIPIPDTTDDRISRTTIPPPITTDDRISRTTIPPPITTVDRISPTTIPPPITTNDRISPTTIPPPITTNDRISPTTTPIPETTDDSIFGFSPGMMASPFLTLLLALPLLIP; from the exons ATGAGGATGAAAGgctgtgtttttatatttgtcaTCATGGCAATTTCTGAAGCATTCTCCTTAAACCCA AATGGACTAGAAATAGTGG ATGTTGGTGAAGTGAAGGACATTCCTGAAATAAACAAGG AATTTTTACATGATGATATTTTGGAG CCTATAGGCAAGCAGAGGAGTACCATCATTAATGAAAACATCCTGTGGACATCTCCAGTCCCCTACCTCTTAAATAATGACCTTG ACATTAATTCTAAAGGAGTCATTCTGAGAGCCTTTGACCAGTTCAGACTGAAATCATGCATTGACTTCAAACCAAGAGACTCTGAGGACTattacatttctgtcaaacagtTAAATGG ATGTTGGTCATACATTGGACGAATATTTTCCAATGGACAGGAACTCTCCATTGGAACAGGCTGTGGTTACATTGCCATTGTTGAACATGAGTTCCTTCATGCTCTTGGCTTCTACCATGAACAGTCCAGATATGACAGAGATGATTATGTGACGATTAACTTTGAAAACATCCTAGAAG CTTACAAGAGCAACTTTAGAATCGTTGGCAGTGATGAGAGCACCACCAATGGAGTCCCATATGACTACTTGTCCGTGATGCACTATGGCAAAGATGATTTCACCAATGGCAATGGATCTACAATCATCACCAAAGATCGCAAATTCcagaatctgattggtcaaCGAGTGGAAATGAGTACTAGTGATGTTCAGGAGCTGAATCTACTCTACAAATGCA GCTCATCCATTGCCTTCAAGATGTACTGTGGCTTTACTAATGGGACCATGTGTCAAATGAACCGCTGTTCAAAGAGTGGCAATGGCTGGGAAATGGTAACTGGTGTTTATGGTGGTCCCAGCTCTGACCACACCAATCTGCCCAGTGGAAATGGTGGTCAAG GTCAGGATGCAGGTTACTTCATGTATGCCAGCACAGAATCAGGTCAGGAGGGTGACTCAGCCTGGCTGGAGACAAAGAGGATGAGTCCCCAGAGGGAGTGTCATGTCCAATGTCTGCAGTTCTACTATTATCACAATGGGAGCAAGTCAGATGAACTTAACATCTGGATCAGAGAGTTTCAAGATCAATGGGACTCCACAGGAACACTCTACCTCATGGGACAGATCAGTG GTCCACCAACATCTCACTGGACTCTCCACCATGTTCCTCTAAATGCCACTAAGCAGTTCCAGGTGGAGTTTGAGGTTCGTAAAGGAGCAGGAAACTCTACAGGCGGCTTCTCTATTGATGACATCAATCTGTCAGAGCTTGAGTGTCCAGATGGAACCTGGCAGATTAATGATTTTGAGAGATTTTGGAACAGTACTCATACTCCAACCCTGATATATAGCCCAAGGCAGTACTCCAGTGAGGGCTATGCTTACCGGGTAGCGTTATATCTAAGGCAGACAGATTTTGGAGTATATGTGCATCTTGTCTCTGGTGTCTATGATGACCAACTGCAATGGCCTTGTCCACAAAGGCAATTTACTGTCCAAATGTTGGATCAGAACCCCAACATCCAGCTACAGATGTCAAGGCAAATGAGTCTCACCACTGACCCAAATCTGCTCACCACCAGTG GTGTTCCTGCTTGGGGCAAACCTCGTGATGTTGGAACTCAAATTGTTAATGAGAACAATGAGCTGATCTATGCTAATAACCTGTATGGTAGATATAATTTTGCATCTTTGGAAGACATCCAATCCAGAAATTACATCAAGGGAGGGAGTGCCATTTTCATCTTCAGTGTAAAag ATCTCACACCTCTAGTTAATGGAAGTTCACTGCCATGTCCTCAAGTGAGAACAGTGAATATTACACATCCTCCTGGAGACCAGCATAAAGGACCTTGCTCATCACG GATCTCAACCACCTCCATTCCAACTCCAAAATCAACAAATGACAG GATCTCACCCACCACAATTGCAATTGCAGACACAACCGATGACAG GATCTCACCCACCACAATTCCAATTCCAGACACAACAGATGACAG GATCTCACGTACCACAATTCCACCTCCAATCACAACAGATGACAG GATCTCACGTACCACAATTCCACCTCCAATCACAACAGTTGACAG GATCTCACCTACCACAATTCCACCTCCAATCACAACAAATGACAG GATCTCACCTACCACAATTCCACCTCCAATCACAACAAATGACAG GATCTCACCTACCACAACTCCAATTCCAGAGACAACAGATGACAG